gattagatgcagaaatgcaaaagattttaaatagtaatatcgaagatcggaaaaaatgtattttatatctacaaattctacaaagatacctacattttaccgaaggagaacgacaacctatcgagttgccaatcattactgacaatataaatgaaactaagagttataaaaataacaacatggaaaataaagacttagtatcgttcgagtcaccaacagctgaagtgaaggaaaataaaaattcgaatgaacatagtcaaccacgttactcaacaactcaaatactaagtcttataccaaaatcatatttgaaaaaaggtgagctgttattaaacttgatttctttgagtaaaaatacaatttattgggatggtgatgatggtacagtgataattaataatgaaaaagtccctggaagtaatattgttgatctaattaatgattcgttgagaccactaaaaaaaagtgatccaataggttgggaaaagtttgccaaggcattacatgcaatcaaagtaccattgacttacatcggaaattctaagaggtcggattttattcatcaacttcagatgaaatcactcgaagggaactctacatctgatgaaagaactttaaatactccacaaggtagtggtgataaatatattaaaaaaattaggaagaaaattgattgggaaaaatggaccccttattagaaattaataatatatattataatccaaaacacccagctgggtttagtagcattgataaattatcaaagaccatgaaaggtaaaatgagtaaaacggatgtaaagaaatggttacaatcacaagaaacctatactcttcataaacctgttcacagaaagttttctcggaacaaatacatattatcaaatctcaatgaattatggcaggctgatcttagtgatatgagaacttattcgaaatataatgatggttttaactatatattgtgtgttattgatgtctttagtaaatatgcttatgctaggtcgatgaaaaagaaaaactctgAAACAATAATAgaatgttttgaaagtatatttaatgaatctaatgcgactcctacacacatacaatcggataaaggaactgagtttgtttctaaagatgttaaaaagtattttaaaagcaaaaatataaattattacactacaaataatcctgatataaaagcaagtattgtagaaaggtttcaaagaactctgaaatctaaaatgtggcgctattttacatacaaaaatacatataaatacatagatattttacaagacttggtatattcgtataaccatagttttcattctagtattaagatgtgtccttgtgatgttagttctaacaatataatgactgtttggagaaatttatatgataggaaagcaactaacaaaccatcatcacaaaattcactacctacatttcatgttggtgataatgttagaatttcaaaatataaacacattattcaaaaaggttatgaatctaactggagtgatgaaatatttgttatatcttcaataatagatagatccccacatgtagtttacacattgaaagatttacaaaacgaacctatagttggaactttttatgaaaaagaattacaaaaagtattttatgacccctcctcaaattataaaatagataaaatcattagttctcgatactccggcaacagaaaagaagtgttagtgaagtggaaaggttatcctgataaatttaacagttgggttttagagtctaatttaaatcaaatatgataaaggaaaacttttatttgactttacttagtaatagttcaatggaatacttcccggaaaacaaaacaactatgttttcaacgaagttaccaaaatcccttatattagaaggtgaatggtttgttggagttgtagaaattcaatatccttgtacggtatttactgttcaagaacatgaaaatgttattaacacatctaaatgggttttgatgcctgatgatgacacacattcattagtgcactataaaggacggattccggccatgaactatgacagcattcaacatgttatagaaactttaaatagatatacttttgaagaaatagtatttcattatgatgaaataaccaaacacgtatcagtatcaattttggataactcaattgacacacttaagttgtcaaccaaattatgtttacaacttggatttgaaccaaacaaaaatcttgcagtaaataaaattgggagctatccttctaatttaaaattagggttgccatctcaattgtttgtttattgtgatataatagaaccgcaaattgtgggggatgtaatggctcctcttctcagaattgtacctttagatacggcaacatatgtatatggagcaaataaaatgcatattttctcaccacctcactatttacctgttatgcggcgggagtttgatactattgaaatagatataaggtcaagcacaggcaataaaatcccattccagtttggaactgtgtgtattaaacttcactttagaaaattataatggatccttatcaaaagataacttgtccttacgagcaatattattcacatcaggctgggtcaggtattggagtaatttataaaggtgtaccatatcaacgtggtcatggtattgggagttttcttggaggattgtttaggtctattttaccactactctctagtggtgctcgagctgtaggaaaagaagcattaaatgcaggtgttggtcttctatcggatatggttagcgcacgacctttggaagattctatcaaaactcgtcttaaggaagctagttcaaacttaaaaaggaaagttcatgacaagatagacagaattaatatgtctggctcaggatatataactaaaagaaaacgacaatcttcattcattcaaccgctgacagctaaagtgaaagctattaaaaaatcaaggctcagtcaaaataaaataaaagatatattttctaattaattatgtcttttttacataatcattcatgtgagtgtattaaatcagagttagatttgtttgctttgccatcaacgcaaacaagtatagaaaatggattatggattcattacaaacccatttcatcccttgctgatgatggaccgatagaatttcaaatacctggaacgagcgaagactacatagatttgtctcatacgttgatccatttaaaagctaagatagtgaatcaagacttatcaaaacttagttcatctgcagttgtagctccaattaacaattggttacattcagtcttcagtcagctggatgtatacttgaatcaaaaactcatttcacctccaaacaatacatacgcttaccgtgcttacattgagacattattaaactatgcgccagcagcaaaagaatctcacctgacttgcggtctttggtatgaagatactgcggggaatatggattcagtagatgaaaaaaatacaggttttactaaaagacagagtcttgcagccgaaagtaaagaaatagaaatgattggacacttacatggtgatatattcaaccaggaaaaatttttgattaatggtgttgagatgtgtgttaaattaattcgctcaagggaaactttcagtcttatggcttcttcaaatgatttaaaacttaaagtgtgtatcacggatgcaacccttatagttcgacgcgcgcggatcaatccgactgtattacttgcacatcaaaaagttttagcatctactactgcaaaatatccaataactcgagcggaagttaaagttttaacaattccttcaggggttcagggtaaaacactcgataatatttttcttggtcaagttcctaaaagatgtattgtcggatttgttaacaacgcagcatttaatggaactcttacgaaaaatccattcaactttgaaaattatcatatgaatacatttagtttatatattgatggccaacaaataccttcaaaagctttgcaaccatcattcgatgataatactttcagttcagcctatcatacgttattctcaggcacgggaatccattttttaaatgaagggaacggaatatctagggaacaatatgcaaaaggctattgtctcttagcattcgatttaactcctgatttatcagctcactctagtcattggaatcttataaagcacggtagtgtgaggctagaagttcgctttgattcagctattcctgaaacgataaactgcatcgtatatgcagagtttgacaatgttattgaaattgataaaaatcgtaatgtaagcgtggactatagcagctaagaaacctaatttctgtaaatagattaagttataatttgtacctacattattattaaggtttgtaataaaacactgatacaagaaatattttttgtttttatttaagttatggaccattatttttaataagactatgctgtgatagcctagtggttaagacgtccaccttctaatcggaggtcggggttcaattccaggcacgcacctctaacttttcgaagtcttgtgcgtttcaagtacttaattaaataacactgttttaatggtgaaggaaaatatcatgagggaacctgcatgcttgagagttctccatagtgttcttaaaggtgtgcgaagtctgccaatccacactcagccagcgtggtagactatggccaaaaaacccttctcacgaggagacccgtgctctgtagtgagccggcgatgggttgatcatgatgatgatgatgatttataatatatctgaaatagcatggtcttacgtcccattcatgtatgatcctcggcagcgataagatcagtagtattgaagtaatatgaatacaatagggataaagacatatttaagaagaatccacccaagtctgcaagacaatgtgtatgccgcaaaccggttaccgatttatgttgaaacacccgcctatttaataagcaatctagaccccgattataaaccaggatcgcattggatagccatatatatagatacaaatggtgttggacaatattttgattcatttggacgagcaccaccaaaatatcataagcagttcttggaaagaaacacaagaatatggcattataatacaaggcggatacagaatgattacacatcagtttgtggagaatattgtataatgtatttgtatttcatgtttacgggttactatacaagttcagattttttagatttattcaatggaaatacagtagagaatgatatatttttatgtgagttatttaaatcaatatttgaaggctaataaagagtagttatgattcatgcgtttcctttaaaacccatagaatgaagcaacgagccagcgaacaatagagcgtcattagtaggtgattaagcaattagataacgaactagggattaatttttcgaaaagctaactttgcaaccgttagagatacgacgtcgggagtgagcgcaatcgattcagcgtaccccaaaaccttttttttttttttttttttttttttttttttttttttttttttaggttttgatcttgaccgaggcacggagggggctgaggcagcgaggcatgggagggggccagggcctggggcagaaccggcgaatcccttactactactctcaggcatgtactcgtaggtttcctcacgatgttttctttccccgttaaagcaagtgatatttatataatttttaattgctaAGCGATGCCGTAGGTCAAGTGGTTAGTGGTTAGAGCGTCGTCGGGCGCAAACCCAGAATCCGCAGCTTCGATTCCTGgcggtttcgcaatttttgatatatatttaaaaaaccggccaagtacgagtcagactcgcgcactgagggttccgtactcggtaaACTACCGTTTCCGTACTTccgtaccctataggtttcttgacagacagacagacagacaacaaagtgatcctataagggttccgtttttccttttgaggtacggaaccctaacaagtgatatttaattgagctctgaaaagttagaagtgcttgcccgggatcgaaccctcgacctgcCGAATGAGGCGGAAGTCTTATTACATACTATACCACGGCTCCGAGTAGGTAATATCAactgaaattttataataatcacATTACATAAGAGACACCGGAAATCATATAAAATTAACGACCTTTTCATTAGTAACTAGGCCTATTTACCAAACACAACTTGCGGTTAGGTACCAAACATCCTAGTCATGGTAAAAGTGTAAAATGTTAACAAGTGATCACCAAATACCAATTGCGTCATGTGTTCGTACTTACTTGCTTCCACACTTAGCCGCTTAGGCCGAGAATCTCAGCTACAGTAGAGTATAGAGCGTAGAGAGTAGGACGACAGTTTCGTCCACGTTGTTAACTATTTTTTCGCAACCAGGGACGAAATGAGCTTAATAGacctataatacctacttcGTTTTTCGTAACTGATTATTATCAGTCAAGAATTTTTTATCTGGGTTCGTAACggaaaattcttaaatatagAAGCGGTTTCAGCAGTATGTTTATTAGTTAATTTCTCCCTTTATGGACACCAGCGCTGGGGCTGAATATTTATCGAAATGCATGAAGAGAAGTATCTTACATTTTCCATGTTTTGAATTGTCAATGTCAGCACTCAGCATACGTTTGTTTTGGTTGGAGGCTCCAGGCACAGCTATTTAAAACTACAGATGTATCTACTCAGTCAAGTAAATCAGCACTACTTTGTAACTGGGGACTACATAATAATGcagatttttatagatttctTTATTAAGTTTTGAATAGTAAACGAATCTTGATACGTGTGGTAAGACTCTTTGAAAGTAAATTAAAACTCGTTTAAAAATATAGAACTGTTAAAATCGAAAGCTACTGcgcgtaggtacttactcggtttaaatataataaagattttATAGCATTACTATGATGCAAAAGTGAACATAAAATTATacagttattaaataaaatcgcGCAAAACATAGTTCTGCTTTCTTGACTTTCAAATCTCATAAAATTTACCTAGGTATGTCAGTTTGCACCTATGTGCTTTGCTTAgattaatcaaaatcggttaagtagaATACGGGATACGGCTTGACTCTGaataggaaaataaataaatactcgaCTCATAAGGCTACATCGAGTTTGACAGATAATGGGTCTTCAAAACCTAtgcaaagagcaaccgccgagtttcttgctggttcttctcggtaggaacggcattccgaaccagtggtagattattttgacgattcaaaagcacttgtaaaattaattgaataaaaatattttgaattttaaattttgaaattttatgcATTAGCACCAAATTGTTAATTATAACAGTTCcagatttgatttttttaagaaaattcgGTTTTGAGTGCCTACCATTTATTGTTTTGCAGATGTCCTAAGAAGTTTATTTTTACTCCACAGGTATATCCCAGTTCTGGACGGACGACTACAAAGTTTTCGATCAGATTTACGGAAAGACTTCTGATAAGGAACTGTACGGAGCCCTACCAGCAGGTATCACCTACGGtttggatttcaaaaaacccatCGCAATCGAGGCTTCGGAAAAGAGAGAAAGATATTTAACCAATGGAAAGGACCTACTAGAGTTTGACCCACAAGCTTACGATGTTAGTGATAGATATGCGAAATTGTTTGCCAAATCTCTACATTCCGAGAAGACTAAACCTTCACCTGCTTTACAATTCATAAGTTTCTCTGACGTCAAACCTATAAGCCAAACTACTGATCCAGAAACGTACAACTATTTGAAGCATTTAGAGCACTCCACTAAAGAAAAGTATGTTATTCCGAAGAAATTGAAAACTAACTTCAAATCTTATACCGATGTTGATTCGGAATCTGAAGTAGACGAAGCATATAAAAGTATTCAAGATATTTTGGATGCCCATGAAGCGAATAAAGGGAGTACATCTAATGATGACGAAGAAGATTTTAATGTAAGACCTAAAGGGAAGAAAATAACAGATGAAAGTGATGGATTAAAGTATTCAAGAAGCAGAAACAGGAGTAAAGTGAGGTTCCTAAGCGGGAATAGTATTAAATCTAGATGCGTTACAGGCAGATGTAGAACGCCTTCAGTACGCGTTAGTTCAAGGCCGTAtataaggaaaataaaacaCTATACGTACTCCAGGCGTTGAACTTAACATGAAAATCATATGGAGATGTTTAgttattgttaatttttttgataatactgagattttaatatttaagtatttattaattatgaaataatttaaatctCTGTTGAGTACAGTTTTCTATGTGTAAATATATTGTTACTTTTAACATAATTTCTGATGTACCTATTCGGGATTGTGTCgaataatttaaatcaaagtTTGTTATTTTTACCACCGTATAATAGATTAGAGTGCAATAGTTTTTGCAGAGTAATTTACTTTTATCGTTATGTAGatgtaatttaatattgtagttttatgaatatttttttgtcttTATGTATCtctttaaaaattacattagGAAAACAGTTTGAATAAAACacctttaaaattaaataatattataattttaaatcttaTAATTTACATCATCTGGTCCTTACCgtagttaaataaaagtaaattttttcAACAATACTTTGAAAAACTTCTTATtttactgcatcatcactcgtTGCTATGCTATAAGCATAATGTTCAATTGTGGTGGAAATAAACACAATTTTGCGTCCTCTGTGTTTACGTCTAGCACAATTTTTATAAGTTACCAAAAAATTGGTAGATTGGCAATCGACTTTCCGTTATTTTTCGGATAGCTGGCAACCAATCCTCGAAAATTTCATATTTAGCGAATTTCCACATTATTTAAAGATCAACCAATTTTCTACAATCTTCATGCAGAAGTATTTCTCTAGAAGGAAGAAGAAAACCATCTTTTAGTGGTTTACGTTAGTGGGCATTCTCAgcctcaaaaatattttattttccttctAGTATCATCTGCGGTTGAAGAGTTTATCGACTGTTAGCATCATTACTTCTATTTCTTGTTGTTTATTTATACTTTTCTGAAAGGTATTTTTGGGAACCCATAATTTACTTAAATAGAAATATCTTCTTTTGCAGCATCACTGTTTTCTTTGAGAATTGTTAGTATATAAAGTTAGGATTAGTTTCGCTCTGCCGATTGACGTGGTTGGCGACTGGattgtttattttcttctttgtCTCGTCAACTCCCTGAAGCAGGAAGTTGGGAGTGTTGTCCTGCTTATGTTGTCGTTTGTCCAGTTCCTTGGCTAGCTCCTCTACGAACTGCCCACCCGTCTGCCTGAAGAAAAGACAAATTAGTTTCAAAGTGGCAGAGAATTGAGCTGATCTTATTTTGGTAGGTTTGTCGGAGTGTGATGCCAATAAATTCTGTATAGTATTTGcgttttttgtataaataatatcagtactaataaactaaaaaataaaaactaatgtacctacataattatgtgCTTAGTGTTCTTAAATCTGGAAGATGCTCTTTTTTGTAAATACCCAACTCAGATAAGATAAATGGCAGAAAATAATAAcctaaaaaaaatagtgtttattttttcttgtactTTTTGTTGAGAGTTGTTATTTGGTCCTTTAGAAATCCTTAACCAGTGTCAGACCAGCCCCACGGTTGTGTAAGAAAAAGGAATCATCATTATCGTGATCGGTAGCAAATTCTGCTCCTTGATTGGCTGTGGGAAAAGTGAACAGGGAATTCTAGCAATCAAGGGGCAGAATTTGCtgtttgtttttctgtcacaATTAGGCTGGACTGTAAAATGCGTGGTGCCTCAGAGAATGAAAACGTACCGCCCAGTGGCCCTGCCACTTTCCACGTCATCGTCACGATCTACCAAGATCTTGACCAGAGTTGTGGAACGCATGGTTCCTCAGTGAATAAGAACGTACCGTTCAGTGCCCCTGCCGCTCTCGACGTCGTCGTCAGGGCCCTGGTACATGGAGTAGCCACGACGAGACAGTTCCTCGTCGGGCGTCAGACCAGGGTTGTGAAACGCGTGGTTCTTGTCGGGGTTCATTTTGAgctttctgcaaataaaaattccaaaaattagGTGGAATCCGCTTCAGTAAATATACCAATGAATAAAAATTGGCCTTAAGTTGGAACTGCTTTAATGCTTACCGGTTAATTCGCATAATGGTTAATGTGTGAATCTTCAGGAAGTGACGTAACCACTTCGTCTCCAACCTGAAAGCTACAAAGCTCTTAGGATGGATGACATATCCAAGATTTGGTAATTGCAGGATGAGAAGACGTAATTATTCACAAGAAAAATGGTGAAACAAAAGTGGTAGAGTAGACGGATTTATATACTCACATGTTAGGTAGAAGGGTCAGAAAGTTTCAAGAAGATATCGAGGCCAAATCGAAGTAAAAGATGTTGTTGAAATGTTATTGTAATATAAGAAAAATAGAGCTTCTGTTACTTCTATATAAAGCGAAATACTGCTCACTGACCAATCACGAAATCTCAGGAACTATGTATATACTTATAAActtgaaatttggaaggtaggttctTCCTAAGGCGTAGGTATCAGGCGCCCGCTGGCGCTGAGGTCCTGACCTTGAGGACCTTGCAGCGTAGACTGGCAACCCGCGAGCAGAGCACGCCGCTGATCAGCAGCAGCAGTAGCAATGCCGCGCCGAACACGCTCATCACTAAGATCGTATTATTGCAGGTATAACTTATACTTACTGAACTCGCAGTCGCCCGCTGGCGCTGAGGTCGCTGAC
The window above is part of the Maniola jurtina chromosome 12, ilManJurt1.1, whole genome shotgun sequence genome. Proteins encoded here:
- the LOC123870596 gene encoding uncharacterized protein LOC123870596 isoform X1, whose amino-acid sequence is MDQNTIIVVSVFGAALLLLLLISGVLCAQVASLRRKVSDLSASGRLRVQLETKWLRHFLKIHTLTIMRINRKLKMNPDKNHAFHNPGLTPDEELSRRGYSMYQGPDDDVESGRGTERQTGGQFVEELAKELDKRQHKQDNTPNFLLQGVDETKKKINNPVANHVNRQSETNPNFIY
- the LOC123870596 gene encoding uncharacterized protein LOC123870596 isoform X2, with product MDQNTIIVVSVFGAALLLLLLISGVLCAQVASLRRKVSDLSASGRLRVQKLKMNPDKNHAFHNPGLTPDEELSRRGYSMYQGPDDDVESGRGTERQTGGQFVEELAKELDKRQHKQDNTPNFLLQGVDETKKKINNPVANHVNRQSETNPNFIY
- the LOC123870591 gene encoding uncharacterized protein LOC123870591, translating into MQPRSISAHLFRGRSEEKSRDYVCIVLLPEAMKMFTRPAVSCMLLLSTVYASDTKASGISQFWTDDYKVFDQIYGKTSDKELYGALPAGITYGLDFKKPIAIEASEKRERYLTNGKDLLEFDPQAYDVSDRYAKLFAKSLHSEKTKPSPALQFISFSDVKPISQTTDPETYNYLKHLEHSTKEKYVIPKKLKTNFKSYTDVDSESEVDEAYKSIQDILDAHEANKGSTSNDDEEDFNVRPKGKKITDESDGLKYSRSRNRSKVRFLSGNSIKSRCVTGRCRTPSVRVSSRPYIRKIKHYTYSRR